Below is a genomic region from Betta splendens chromosome 8, fBetSpl5.4, whole genome shotgun sequence.
ggaatGAAAGAAACCTGGATGGTGAATCCATGAATCATGATGaagtattattattcattttgaaAACGTTTTAATATTGTTATACTATTATATATACTTGTGTTGACATGAATGAATTTGTCATCAATCTGACAGTAAACGCTCCCTGACTACTGTATGTCATTCAGTTCAGCGTAACGCACTttgaggcttttattgtgaaaggccAACGGAGACGTCTTGGCGTTGCGCGTCCAGCTCGACGCGGCGCCTGCAGGCTACGTGCGGGCTGACATGAGCGGGCTTTGGTGACGGAAAAAAGTTCGGTGCTGTGTTCTAAACACGAGCAGCCTCCCGCTGGAGCCGGTGGAGGTGGCGACGATGCTGCCGCGCAGTGTGtgcctgctccttctgctcccgGCGCTCCTGGACGCCCAGTACGAGAAGTACAGCTTCAGGAGTTTCCCCCAGCAGGACATCATGCCGCTGGACTCCGCGTACGGCTACGCGATGGAGCAGTACGCGGCGCAGAACTGGAAGGAGAGCGTCAAGTACCTGGAGCTCAGCCTGCGGCTCCGGCGGCTGCTGCGGGACAGCGAGGCGTTCTGCGGCCGCAACTGCAGCGCCGCGAGCCGCGGCGGCGACGACGCCGCGTTCGCCGACGGCAGCCTCCGCGTCATGCGCCACGTCCTGCAGAGAGCCGCGTGCCTCAAGCAGTGCAAGGCGGATTTTCCCGTGTTTAACCTCGCGTACCCTCGACGGGATTTACTAGAAACCTTCGACAGGAGGACCCCGTATCGGTACTTACAGTACGCGTACTACCAGGTGAGGCCCTTTGGGTAGAAAAACCCTAACGCAGCCAACACTGAGGCGTAAAAGCGGCGGTAACGTTTAATGACATGCAACGATCGTAAAGTTTTCACGGTGAACGTTGTAATTGCTTTTTGCGTGACTCGGACCGTTCGGCTGTTTTTACCAGTAGTTTGCGCAAAGTTCGCAGTTTCCTCGGTTTGGTCCAAAAGAGGACTTCCACTCGGCAGGACGTGGAGCGCGGATTCCCCGCTGCTTTGTTGCGCCCTCCTACCGATCAGGTTGAGCGTGTGCCACGTCTCTTCCCCTGAAACAACCCCCTCATTCTTCTGCCGGACGCAGTGGGAACTGGGGCTGATTTTACTGATTTTTAGTAGCGATTTTACTTTAGACAAAATCAGATTTTAGTCTTGGACATCTGCGCAACGGTCCACGTATTATTTGGTTACTGATCATATTTGTATTTTGACGTGAGTCCGTGCAGATAAGTGGGCGTCACGCCCCTCTGCTTCAGCAggtatttatttacatgtatcTGTCACAGTCCTGTATATACTGACCTGATGACCTATACCGTTAGTTTGAGCAGTGACCATGGTAATAATCCGTTATTTCTGTTAGACTGGCAACCCTATTAACGCTGCCCGttccttcccagctaaacaacGTGGAGAAGGCTGTGGCAGCGGCTCACACCTTCCTGAAGAAGAACCCGAAGGACCCTCACTTAACCAAGAACATGAACTACTACAAGACGCTGTTTGACGTGGAGGAGTACCTGGTGGACCACGAGGAGCAGCCGTACGAGGTCTGGGGCTGAGGGCGTTTAGGCGGCGCCGGTCCGTCCGGTCTACTTTTGCGGTATCtgaccgcgtgtgtgtgtgtcgttcagAGCGTGTTCCTGAAGAGCGTGACGCTCTACAACAGCGGGGACTTCAGCGGCAGTGCCCGGCACATGGAGCAGGCCATCGCGCAGTACTTCGACGTGTACGACCTCTGCTTGTCCGGCTGCGAGGGCTCCTATGAGATCCTGGAGTTCAAAGACTTCTACCCCACGCTGGCAGGTGAGCGGAGCGCGCGCGACACGCGAACGAGCTCGACTCGGGC
It encodes:
- the p3h4 gene encoding endoplasmic reticulum protein SC65, coding for MLPRSVCLLLLLPALLDAQYEKYSFRSFPQQDIMPLDSAYGYAMEQYAAQNWKESVKYLELSLRLRRLLRDSEAFCGRNCSAASRGGDDAAFADGSLRVMRHVLQRAACLKQCKADFPVFNLAYPRRDLLETFDRRTPYRYLQYAYYQLNNVEKAVAAAHTFLKKNPKDPHLTKNMNYYKTLFDVEEYLVDHEEQPYESVFLKSVTLYNSGDFSGSARHMEQAIAQYFDVYDLCLSGCEGSYEILEFKDFYPTLADLYADVLRCQVGCEDQLTPSVGGFVVEKFVATMYHYLQFSYYKLNDVKNAAPCAASYMLFDPQDQVMQQNVAYYRFYREQWGLRDGDFQPRAEARRYFTQTTKQKEMLEFAMNYLQTDDEDVISAEDLSSSRPEHPDAEFEGMGDYEESFLAEWWQEPKSKWDTGEVAD